The following DNA comes from Tepidanaerobacter syntrophicus.
GTTTATGTCAAAAACAGGAAGGCCTGATATATCATGTATCATCCGGGTAAAAGGACACATGTTAGTGCATTCCAAAATAATAGCTCCGGCGTCGGGATTTTCGGTGATAAATTCTTCTGTCATTTCCTTGATTTCATAATTTAATATTTCCAAATCTAGGTCAGGCTTGTTCCCTATAAAAACCGACGGAAATATCGCGTCTTCTTTCATCCCCTTTATTATAACAGGAATATCGTAAGAAGACCATCCCACACCTATTCCCATTATTTTGTTTGGCTGGGCGCCTTTAACTATTTTGTATTTCACCGGAAAATCAAATGTTTCAGCGTTTCCTATATCGCCCGGGAGCCTTGGGAAAATCGTGTCAAGCATTAGTATACCAATAGTTTGGCCGTAATTAGTATATCCGCCTTTGAATTTCACGAAATTCATCTCCTATTATTTGCCTTACCATCAATATAACAAAGAGGCGAGCAAAACTCAATAAAATCTCGCCGCTAAAATGGGAAATTGCGGCTCTTGAATTTTGTCACGTTTTATATTATAATAAATTTGCTGTCGCACTTAAATTTTGGAAATTGGGGATATAGCTCAGCTGGGAGAGCGTCTGGTTCGCAATCAGAAGGTCAGGGGTTCGATCCCCCTTATCTCCACCATATATGGGCACGTAGCTCAGGGGGAGAGCGCTTGACTCACATTCAAGAGGTCGCAGGTTCGAAACCTGCCGCGCCCACCATACCATATATATCAAGGCGTTCAGCAAGAACTGACTACTTGGTTTTTTGTCTTGACATATCCTGCAAAAGTGGTATACTGATAAGCGTCTGTAAAAGTTTCCGGGGATATAGCTCAGCTGGGAGAGCGCTTGAATGGCATTCAAGAGGCCAGGGGTTCGAATCCCCTTATCTCCACCAAATAAGAAATCTAAAACCCTTGTGATTAAACTCGCAAGGGTTTTTTGTATTTAACACAAGGAGTCAGTCCCTCTGTGCTGTTTCATCTCTTTAAGAGCGGCGCTTGCTTTCCATCTTTCTTTTCCGTGGTATATTACAAGAGGTATTATTATTGGAAGTTTATTTAGCTGTTCCTTTCTAACCTTTGATTCCCAGATTTCTAAAAAAAAAAGAAGAACCAACCGATTAAGATCAATTCTTCTTTTAATGTGCCGTGTCTTGCTAATAAGTGCATAAGTGAGTGCCTGATGCCATTATTAAGCTACCATTTCACTGTAGTTTACAATAAATACTTCTGCTTTGTTTTTCTTTATTTCTTCCACAATGGATTCTAATTTTAAGGCTGTTTTGGTATCTAGATAATACTCTCCACACTGCTTGCAGATATTTGCAGGCACATTTTTTATAATTATTATTCCTTCTCCAAAATCAACAATGTGATTTACTTTTCCCTCTGTCAAATTAGCTTTGCAAATAATGCAATTCATGGTACCTACCTCCTTCTAGTTTTTAAATCATCTAACCATTCGCTTTTACTCGGGTAGTATGCCGTTATCATCCAAATATTGTCCTCTTCCAAGGCACATACCACATGAATACTTTTATTATCAACTGTATTGCCTAGTATAAGGCAACTTGGATAAGGATAGTCATCTTCATAATACTCTATAATTTCTCCGTTTGAAAGGCAATTTATAATATCTTTAATCTTTATTCCTCTTTGCTGCATTCTAGTTAAAATATGTCCACTCCACTTTATCTTATCTTTTTTCAAAGCCTCTTTAATGCTATCCATATTAAATGCCATATTTACCTCCGTGCGCCTATCCTTTTACTGCTTAGATTGCTTTTAATTATATTATACAGTAAACAATAATAATATACCATGTTTGATTTAAGGCACAAAAAGGACATCTTCAGAGCATTTAAAAATACTACGTTTCCCGAGAGTAGATAAAAATAACGATATAATGATAAGAAAGACGCCTCCAGGTAAGCTAATACTTTTTAAGCCTACCTAATTGGCTGGTTAAAAAAAGAAGAACCAACCAGCTAAGGTCAGTTCTCTTGTGTATCAGTTACTTAATAAGTGTATAAGTGAGTGCTTGACGCCTTTATTTTATATACTTTTTCACATCATCTAAGCTTTCATAGTCAAAGATGCCATCAATTATAACTTCTAGGGTAACTGCATCTAATTTTGATATCTTGGATTTAAGTTCTTCCGGCAAAGGGCCGAACTTTCTGCTAAGTAGTTTTAGTGCAGTTTTCGCAAGAGCTGTTACTTGACCTTTTTCCAGCCCTTCTTCAAGTCCTTTTTCTAGGCCTTCTTTTAAACCTTCTTCTCTAAGTTTTTCAGCAAGTGTCATCACAACTTCACTCCCTTCGGGGTAAGTAGTTTCGATTTTCTTAACTATCTTGCTAACATCCGAGCTTGTTAAGCTCTTGTCTACACTGAATATATAGCGCATAAGTGTTTCAAAGTATTCGGTTGCTGTTTGTTTGTCTTCAAGTTCTTTTAGATATGCTATTGCTCTATCAATAGAATCCCATGCTCCTTTACCGCTTTTAGTAAATATGTCTCTTACTGTGGTAAAGAATATTTTAAGTTGCGCTTTTCCTTTTATTTCTTCATCTGTAAATCTTGATATATCATAAAGTAAATATTCATAGTTTGGTATGTATATCTTTACATCTTCGGGAAGCTTATCATATCCGGTTATCATCTCTTTAAGAGCGGTGCTTGCTTTCCATCTTTCTTTTCCGTGGTATATTACAAGAGGTATTATTATTGGAAGTTTATTTAGCTGTTCCTTTCTAACCTTTGATTCCCAGATTTCTATCATATACTTTAAGAGTTGAAATGCTATGTCCTTTGATGGATAGCTTTTATGTTCAAAGAGAAAGTAGATATAGCCTTGTGTATTATTTATGTTTACTTTAAATAAAAGATCTGAAAAGCTTTCTTCTAAGTCCTTGTTGATAAAGCTGTCTTTTTGAAGTTCAATAGTTTTAAGGTCTATAATATCTAATACGCTTTGAGGCAAGTAGTTAGTAAAAAAGTCCTCTGCTACTTCTACATTGCCGAATATTTCTTTAAAGAATTTGTCATGGGGGTTTTGTATTCCCATTTTATCACCTCTTTACCTTATTATACCTTATAATTTAAGAAGATAGTAGGGTTAAGATTTTAAGAAACAAGTAGGACGGATGAGCGCAGAGGGACTGACCCCTTGTGCTGCGTAGCATACGCTTTCCTCCATGGAATGAAATTTCGAGGGTTTCCTATGGTTTACCTATATAAATAAGGTGGGACAGCTCCCACCTTTAAGGCTATTTCAACAGTAAAGTTACAATTACACTAATAGTCCCGATAAGTACTGCTATTACAGAACCAATAGCCCATTTATTGGAATTATCAACCTTATCCTCTATTCTATCAAACCTAGCATCGGTTTTGCCGGATAAATCTTTAATTTCTTTATGGACTGCTTCAAACTTTGCATCGATTTTATCGGATAAATCTTTTATTTCCTTATGGACCATATCAAACTTTGCATCTACTTTATCAAATCTTGAATCCATTTCTTTTTTCATGGACTCAAACTTTGCATCTAATCTGTCAAATTTTGCATCCATATGATTTCTCAAATCGTTTATTTGCTGTGACAGATAAAAATATCCGGATTCATATATTTTTGGCTCAACAGGCCCTTTTGTGTTTTGTCCGTCGTTTCCTGTGCCTCCGGCATTAATTTCCTTTTCCGCCATATCCGTCACCTTCCCTCCTCTTGCTTAAGACAAGTATACCATGAATAACCGCAATTTTCCATAAAACCTCCGTTTTTCTGCTTTTTAAAACCGACTCATGGTTTAGATATAAAGAAAATTTAGCATGACGTGTCAAGAAGTGGCGGGTGGGGTAAACAGAATGGGCCCTCGGGAAGGCAGCCTTTTATGCTGACGGTGGTACGAATAACGCAGAGGGACTGACCCCTTGTGTTCTGCTGGCATGGCGGCGCGTAATAGCACAGAGGGACTGACCCCTTGTGTTGTCAGCAGCTCGTCATTCCCAAACAGCGTGAAAGCAACACAAAAGAACACAAAAGAACCGTCCCCGCGTGTTCTCCTGAAGCCGCTGACCGCCTTTTTGCCGCAACGGAACATAGGGCTTCGCAGAGCACGGAGGTAGCACAGAGGGACTGACCCCTTGTGTTGCGTGTTCCTCCGCGTGTTCTCCCGTGGTGGTGCGCAATAACACAAAAGAACCGTCCCCATGTGTTCTCCCAAAAGGAACAACACAAAAGAACCGTCCCCATGTGTTCTCCCAGAGGGACTGACCCCTTGTGTTATCCTCCCAAACAGCGTGAAAGCAACACAAAAGAACACAAAAGAACCGTCCCCATGTGTTCTCCTTATTCTAGGCGGCCGGCGCGGTTTAGGGGCCAGATTCTGTAGGTGGCTTTGCCGATGATTTCTTTTCTGGAAACGTAGCTGTTGTTCCAAAATCTGCTGTCTTTAGAGTTGTTTCGGTTGTCTCCCATCATAAAATAATGCCCTTCCGGCACTGTGTGTTTTTCAAAATCCCCCCACATCGCCTCTTTTATGTAAGGCTCATCTAGGGGTATGTCGTTTCTGTAAAGCACGCCGTTCTTTATCTCTATAGTATCCCCACCCTTGCCTATCAACCGCTTTACAAAAATCTGCCGGTGGTCGTCGGGATACCTGAAAACCACAATATCATTATACTGCGACTCTTGAAATCTATAAATAAACTTATTTACAAGAATCCTGTCGTTTATTTGAATAGTAGGTATCATAGAACCTGTTGGCACTATCATGGGTTCAAAAATAAAGCCCCGCACAAGCAGAGCAAGAATCAGCGCAAACCCGATAGCCTTAATCCACTCTTTTATCTCAGACTTCATCTCTTTTGGCATATATGTCCTCACCGAACCTTAATCAATTTATTTACTTTCGTTATTATATCATAAAATTTGCCGCAAAGTACCCGGTCCTATATTTTTGGCAAACTACTACCTTTGCTCTATCTTTACGCCGGCTTTTTGCCATATCTTACTACATACCTCATTCTGCCGTCTCTTACAAATTTGTCCACCCATGTATCAATTTCTTTTACATCTAATATATGGGTTTTGCCGCTTTCTGCATCTTTTTCAAAAGTTACCTTTATCATAAGCCCTTCTTCTGTATGAGGAAATCTTTGTGCCGATATAAAGTTGCCCATAGAATATATGATATACTTTCGGCCGGGCTGAGCTGTGCCGGGGAAAACCGATTCTCCGGTGTTGCCGCTATCAGTGCTGCCGGATTCTGTCGGACTTGACTGCTCTGTGCCGGGGATCTCATTTTCTTCGTCAGAATCGCTGACCTCTACCCACTGGCTGGGCTGTGTCACATGGGGATGGCTTGCCACTATCACATCCGCCCCGTTTTCCAGCACGAAATGGGCCAGCTCTCTTTGGGCACTCGACGGCATCCTTTGGTATTCCTCCCCAAAATGCAGATACACTATTACTACATCTGCCATCTGTCTTGCTTTTTGAAGGTCTCCTGCTATCAAATCTTTATCTATAAGGTTTACCAGATATTCTTTGCCCTTTGGTATCGGTATGCCGTTTGTGCCATAGGTGTAGGACAAAAACGCCATATTGATTCCATTTACATTCTCTACGGCAATTTGGTTTCTGGCTTCCTCTGACTCATATGTCCCTATAGGAATAAGTCCTTTTTCTTTTAAGACCCTTATAGTCCTAAGCGCCCCCTCCGCGCCCCTGTCAAGGCTGTGGTTGTTGGACGTCACTATTATGTCAAAGCCTGCATCCCGCAGTGCATCTGCAATTTCGTCAGGGCTGTTGAACATAGGGTAACCGGTATACTCTTTTTCTTTTCCGCCAAGGGTTGTCTCAAGGTCTGCCATGGCTATATCCGCCCCGGAGATCTGGTCTTTTACTACATGAAAAAACTCCGAGTAATCAAAACTACCCGCTGCGTCATTATAGCCGGCCCATATTTGTCCTTCATGCATCATCACATCTCCTACCGCAAGAAAAGTGGCAAAAGTATTTGCTCCCCTTTCGCTTTTTACCGCTTCCTCATCGAGGAAATCCCTGCTCTCTCCACTCGCTTCCTTTAAAACAGCCGGCCGGGTGGCAGTATGATAAAACACCGCTCCTATTAAGATACTGCAAATAGCAAATACAAGCGCCGCTTTAAACAGTTTTTTCGCCATATAAGGTCCTTTCTTCAAGGTATTATAGAAATATTATACCATATAATTTTTGTTTAAAATGTAGAAGTTACAGCGCAATCTTCTGTTATTTTTTCAATTCAATAAAATCGGCAAATATATTACAATGGATATAATGATTTTGGAATTAATATATTATATAATCGAAGGAGAAGATCTTAATGGCAGGAGTAATATTCAAACACATAAATAAGGTTTACCCCGGCGGGGTGAAGGCTGTTGTAGATTTTGATATGGAAATTAAGGACAAGGAGTTTGTGGTCTTGGTAGGTCCTTCCGGCTGTGGCAAGTCTACAACTCTTCGAATGGTGGCAGGGCTTGAGGAAATTTCCTCAGGCGAGCTTTATATCGGGGATAAATTGGTAAATGACGTATCTCCAAAAGACAGGGATATTGCTATGGTTTTTCAGAACTATGCCCTCTATCCTCATATGAATGTGTATGACAACATGGCTTTCGGCCTTAAGCTTAGGAAAATTCCAAAGTCGGAAATCGACAGGCGTGTGAAGGAAGCTGCCAATATACTGGGTATCGAAAACCTGTTGGACAGAAAGCCTAAGGCGCTGTCCGGAGGTCAGAGGCAGCGTGTGGCTTTGGGAAGAGCCATAGTCCGGGAGCCTCAGGTATTCTTAATGGACGAGCCTTTGTCAAACCTTGATGCAAAACTTCGCGTAAAGATGCGTACTGAAATCGCAAAGCTCCACGACAGGCTTCAGACCACGTTTATCTATGTCACCCACGATCAGACTGAGGCAATGACTATGGGCAGCAGGATAGTTGTTATGAAAGACGGCTATATTCAGCAAGTGGATACTCCGCAAAATATATATGATCATCCTGCAAACACTTTTGTGGCAGGATTTATCGGCAGCCCTCAGATGAACTTTATAGATGCGGCTCTTACAAGGGAAGGTGACACTATTTATGTTGCCTTTGAAGGGATAAAGCTGCCAATACCTGACGGAGTAGCTAAAAAACTAGATCTTTCTTATGTAGGCAAAGAGGTAGTCTTAGGCATACGGCCGGAGGATATCCACGATGAGCCGGCATTTTTGGACTATTTCCCCGATTACTGCTTTAGTGTTTTGGTGGATATTATTGAGCTTTTAGGTTCTGAAACCTTCTTATATCTTACCTTAGGCCAGTATTCTCTTATTGCAAGAGTGGATCCCCGCAGCACCGCCAAGGTGGGAGATAATATCAAGATCGGCTTTGATATGAACAAACTTCATCTTTTTGATAAAGAAACAACAAAGAGGATTCTGGAATGAATGATTTGCTAATACAAGTTTTATCTGAAATAAATGCTAATATAAGGGCTGATTTTGTGCTGTTTGACGAAAATGGAGAGATGGTTTTCGGTAGGGAGTCTTTTGGTAAAAATGCCAATGAGAAAAGCATTTTGCTGGCAGGAAAAAGCTATACATTAAAAGCTGCTCTTTCAAAGGAGCGGCTAGAGGATTTTTGTTTTTTTATTGAAAGCATCGTAAAGTCAAGATATGATATGGAGCTTGCCGCTTTTATCCGCGGCAAGCCTTCTCTTGTATCGGATTTTCCTTTTCCTTCAGGCCTTATTCTTATACAAAATGAGGTTTTCTGCTGCACTCCAAATGACAGCAGTTTTCAGGGCGGCGATGTAGCTGTAAACAGTAATCTTACGGATAAGACCAGGGAATTTGTTGAAGAAGCCTTTGAGGAAGGCATTGTTGTACATATAGACAATATTCTGGCACTTATTCTGCCCACAGAAGACAGGAATGAGCTTCGGGAGGCGGCAGAGGCCCTTTATCAGACTCTGGCAGAGGAAGTATCGGAAAAAACCGCCATCAGTCTGGGGGGTATAGCAGGTTCTCAAGCTGAGCTCTGCAGAGCTTTTGTCAACGCCCAAAAGGCCTTGGAGTTTGCCTGCGGCAAGAGGTTCGGGGTGATGTCCTATGCCGAAATGCCTTTGGAGCTCATTATTTCCCAACTTTCTCCTGAAATACGAAGCGAGTATAAAAACGAGATAGATTTTGAAAGTTTTGATATAGATACGCTCAGCACTATCCGGGTCTTCTTAGACTGCAACCTGCACATTGCAGAAGCAGCCAGAAAGCTTTATATTCACAGGAATACCCTGATTTATCGTCTTGACAAAATTTGCGCCATGACAGGCCTTGATTTAAGGGATTTTAATGATGCGCTAAAGATGAAAATCTATCTTATACTTCATGAATTTTTCTAGAGAAGTTCTTTCCTGCCCATTTCCTTTAGTTTGTCCACAACCCGCTTTACGTCTTGGGCTCTTTCTTTTGCACATACTAAAAGCGCATCAGCGGTCTCTACAACAATCATGTTTTCCAAGCCTACCGCCGCCACCAGGTGGCTGTTCGTATATATGACAGAGTTGCGGGTATCTATCTCTATTATATCGCCCCTCATGATGTTTCCGTTTTCATCAGGCGGGAACACTTCTCCCAGTGAATCCCATGATCCCACGTCGCTCCATCCGAAATCCCCCGGTATCACCACTACCTCATCGGATCTTTCCATTATTCCGTAGTCTATGGATATGCTCTGCATTGTAGGATATATTTTTTCTATTTGGCTCCATTCTTCTTCTGTGTCAATATAGGGCTCCAATTCCATTAAGCTTCTGTAAAGCTTTGGTAAAAATCTTTCGAAACTTTTTAATATAACTGATACCTTCCATATAAACATACCGCTGTTCCAAAGGTAATTTCCGCTTTCAAGGTATTGTTTAGCCTTTGAAAAAGGCGGTTTTTCTACAAAATCCACTACCTCGTAGGCAAGTCTTCCATCGCTGGATATAAAGTTATCCCTATTATATCTGATATAGCCGTATCCGGTAGATGCAAATGTAGGTTTTATGCCTATCGTCACCAGTTTATCCGTGCTTTCGGCAATTTCGTAAGCCGCCTCTAAAATCCTTCTAAATTCAGTCACATTCTTTATATAGTGATCCGAGGGAAATACGCCCATCACAGCATCTCCATGCCGCTTTTTGATAGTCATTGCCGCATATCCTATACATGCCGCAGTATTTCGCCCCACCGGCTCCAGCAGTATGTTCTCGTCTTTTATCTCCTCTGAAACCGCCTCCTGCAGTGTATTTTCTTGGGCCTTGTTGGCAACTATCATTATGTTATCCACCGGCACGATTTCTTTGATTCTCTTTATAGTGTTGTTTATCATTGTGTCTTCGCCTGCTATGTGCAAAAACTGCTTAGGCGTATTAATTCTGCTCAGCGGCCAAAATCTTGTTCCTCCGCCGCCTGCCATTATTACTCCGTATCTCATATAATCCCCCCTTTTTCGATTTCTTCCAGGGCTTTTTCGTATGCCTCCCTGGTTCTTTTGTCAAAGCAAACTATATAGACTTTTTCGATGTTGCCGTCGTTTTTTAGAAAATTTACTATCTCCCTTACCGCAATCCTTGCCGCCCTGTCTACCGGAAACCTATATGCTCCTGTGCTTATCGATGGAAAGGCGATGGTTTTTATGCCGTGCTCTACTGCAAGTTTTAGGGAGTTTTTGTAGCAGGATGCAAGAAGCTCGTCTTCTCCTGTTACTCCTCCATGCCACACCGGTCCTACTGTGTGTATGACATATTTTGCAGGCAGATTATAGCCTTTTGTAATCTTTGCCCCGCCTGTCTCGCAGCCTCCAAGTTTCCTGCACTCCTCCAAAAGTCCCGGTCCTGCCGCCCGATGTATGGCGCCGTCCACTCCTCCTCCGCCGAGAAGTGTGTTGTTTGCGGCATTTACTATGGCATCTGTTTCCATCTTGGTAATGTCCCCTTGGACAATTTCGATTCTATCCACTGTCACCGCCTCCTGATTTTATTTGATATTCTGGTTAAAATAGACCTTCTATTCATAATTATAGCATAAAATTTTCGTTGTATACAAAAACAGCTCCGGGGTTCCGGAGCATTTTAAGTTATTTATTGTGTTTTTCTGAAAGCAGCGTCTTGCCGCTTCCTATGTTGTCAAAATCATTTTCTCTTATAATCGTTGTAAAGGCTTGTTCAGGGATTTCAAGTATTTTGCTTGCAGCAGACACCAGCTCCTTTACTAAGGCGGCTTTTTGCTCTTTTGTCATTTTGCCTCCGTCTATCGTTATAACCGGCATAAAAATCCTTCCCTTCCTTTAAAAATTATTATTTATATCCCGGTTTCCCCAGGAGTTTGAACATATTTGTCTTGTAAGCTTCAACGCCCGGCTGATCGAAGGGGTTTACTCCCAAAAGATACCCGCTCATGCCGCAGGCCTTTTCGAAAAAGTAGGCCATGTAGCCAAAGTAATAAGGCGAAATCTCGGGGATGTTGACTATAAGGTTGGGCACCCCTCCGTCCACATGTGCCTCTATGCTGCCTTCCATGGCCATCTTGTTTACATAGTCTATTGTTTTGCCGCTTATGTAGTTAAGGCCGTCCAGGTCGTCTTTGTCGGGTTTTATTGTAATTTCCCAGGCAGGCTTTTCTACGTTAAGCACTGTTTCGAATATATGCTTTCTTCCCTCTTGAATATACTGGCCCATTGAGTGCAGGTCTGTGGTGAAATTTAATGCCGTGGGAAATATTCCTTTCATATCCTTTCCTTCGGATTCTCCGAAAAGCTGCTTGTACCACTCTCCGAAGTAAAAAAGGCTCGGCTCGTAATTTACCATTATTTCTATGAGTTTCCCTTTAAGATACATTATATTCCTTATAGCGGCATATTGGTAGGAGAAGTTGTCTTTTAGGCTTTCTGATTTTAAATCCTCTGCCGCATCCCTTGCCCCTTCCATTACCTTGTCTATATCAATACCTCCCGCTGCCATGGGGAAAAGGCCCACCGGTGTCAGCACTGAGTATCTTCCGCCTACATCATCCGGGATTACGAAGCTTTCGTAGCCTTGGCTTTCTGCAAGGGATTTTAATGCGCCTTTGTTTTTGTCCGTTGTCGCATATATCCGCTTTGAGGCTTCTTCTCTGCCGTATTTTTCTTCCATATACTCTTTAAAAACCCTAAAAGCTATGGCAGGCTCTGTGGTAGTTCCGGATTTTGATATAACATTTACTGAAATATCTTTCCCCTCTATAACATCCAAAAGACCTTTTAAATAAGAGGAGCTCATGTTGTGTCCCGCAAAGTAAACCTTCGTCCTTCCTGAAAATTCATTAGAAAACGGAGGGTTCAGCATCTCAAGGGCGGCTCTTGCTCCAAGATAGGACCCGCCTATCCCTATAACCACTAAAACATCTGACTGCTGCTTTATCCTGTCTGCAGCCGCCTTTACTCTTTCAAATTCTTCTTTATCGTAGTTTTCAGGTAAGTCTACCCAGCCTAAGAAATCCCTGCCGGCTCCTGTCTTTTCATGGAGCATTCTGTGGCACAGGCTTACTTTTTCCTGCATTAAATCAATTTCTTCCTGCCTTATAAAGTTTAGTGCATTGGAATAATCTAAGGTAATCTTTTTCACACGTATTCCTCCTGAATGTTTTTGAGCAGATTTAGTTTCTTTTTAGCTGCGATTATCAGCTCATCCACTTCTTTTATCTTCATAAAGTATACCACTGCAAAGTAGAAAAAAGCACCTATGAATATGGAAATTATTAGGGATAAATTAGCGCCTATACGCGATAAAAGGAAATTATATGAGGCATATGCCGCAATACCCATTCCTATGGAAGCTATCAGGATTTTTCCAAAGGATGTTATTGTATCCTTCATTCCAAAAGGCCCTATCTTTTTTCTCAAACTTATAAGCAAAAGAGCTGTGCAAAATAGCGCAGATATACTGGTGGCCAAGGCAAGCCCCTTTATGCCCATAAACCTTGAAAGTATAAGATTTAGGACGATGTTCATAGATACGGCAAGAACAGAGTTTTTCATGGGTGTCATGGTGTCCTGCATGGAATAAAAGGCCCGGGACAAAATCTCTCGAAGTCCAAAACCCATCATCCCTATGGAATAATAAAACAGAGCCCCTGACGTCATAGATATTGCCTCTGAGTCGAAAGCTCCTCTTCCAAACAAAAGCCGAACCACCGGCTCTGCAAATATCATGGCTCCAAAGGTAACCGGCACAACTAAAAGATTTATTAAGTTTATGGCTTCAGACACAGAGCTTTTAAGCCCTTTAAAATTTCCCTGAGCCGCCATCTTAGATATCATAGGATACATAACAGTGGATATGGTTGTAACGAACATTCCCTGTACAAATCCATTAAGTTTATTCGCGTAGTTTAATGCGGATATTCCCCCTACTGCAATACCGGACGCTAAGGTCTTGTCAACTAATACATTTATCTGATCTACCGACACCCCTATTATTACCGGCAGTGCAATATATACCATATTCCTTATGTATTCATCCTTTGGATCGAATACAAACTGATACCTGTAGCCTGTCTTTCGGATAAAAGGCACCAAAAGCACCAGCTGAGATGCAGTAGCTATAACACTTCCTACAGCAAGCACCATAATATTAGTCCTAGAGCTTAATACCATAAAAAGTATTAAAATACAGTTCATAGGAAAACCTACACATGCCGGAACGGCATAGTTTCCCTTTATCCTCAAATACCCACTGTATAC
Coding sequences within:
- a CDS encoding glucose-6-phosphate isomerase yields the protein MKKITLDYSNALNFIRQEEIDLMQEKVSLCHRMLHEKTGAGRDFLGWVDLPENYDKEEFERVKAAADRIKQQSDVLVVIGIGGSYLGARAALEMLNPPFSNEFSGRTKVYFAGHNMSSSYLKGLLDVIEGKDISVNVISKSGTTTEPAIAFRVFKEYMEEKYGREEASKRIYATTDKNKGALKSLAESQGYESFVIPDDVGGRYSVLTPVGLFPMAAGGIDIDKVMEGARDAAEDLKSESLKDNFSYQYAAIRNIMYLKGKLIEIMVNYEPSLFYFGEWYKQLFGESEGKDMKGIFPTALNFTTDLHSMGQYIQEGRKHIFETVLNVEKPAWEITIKPDKDDLDGLNYISGKTIDYVNKMAMEGSIEAHVDGGVPNLIVNIPEISPYYFGYMAYFFEKACGMSGYLLGVNPFDQPGVEAYKTNMFKLLGKPGYK
- the murJ gene encoding murein biosynthesis integral membrane protein MurJ — protein: MKKTALLLMIITVVSKIVGFGREITLSYFYGASNISDAFLISLTIPGVIFSFIGTGISTGYIPLYSKIEEKYGEKEGERYTNNLVNILLVICTGIVIFGLLFTKPLVKVFASGFEGETLELAVRFTRIGLVGIYFTGIINVYSGYLRIKGNYAVPACVGFPMNCILILFMVLSSRTNIMVLAVGSVIATASQLVLLVPFIRKTGYRYQFVFDPKDEYIRNMVYIALPVIIGVSVDQINVLVDKTLASGIAVGGISALNYANKLNGFVQGMFVTTISTVMYPMISKMAAQGNFKGLKSSVSEAINLINLLVVPVTFGAMIFAEPVVRLLFGRGAFDSEAISMTSGALFYYSIGMMGFGLREILSRAFYSMQDTMTPMKNSVLAVSMNIVLNLILSRFMGIKGLALATSISALFCTALLLISLRKKIGPFGMKDTITSFGKILIASIGMGIAAYASYNFLLSRIGANLSLIISIFIGAFFYFAVVYFMKIKEVDELIIAAKKKLNLLKNIQEEYV